The Paralichthys olivaceus isolate ysfri-2021 chromosome 9, ASM2471397v2, whole genome shotgun sequence genome contains a region encoding:
- the LOC109624020 gene encoding neuronal acetylcholine receptor subunit alpha-3-like, whose amino-acid sequence MNFPGKVTSVLLLVLLAAQGCISSKGEDRLFRRLFRRYNQFIRPVENVSDPVTVEFEVSISQLVKVDEVNQIMETNLWLRHVWNDYKLKWAPVEYDGIEFIRVPSNKIWRPDIVLYNNAVGDFLVEDKTKALLKFDGTITWIPPAIFKSSCPMDITYFPFDYQNCSMKFGSWTYDKAKIDLVLIGSKVNLKDFWESGEWEIIDAPGYKHDIKYNCCEEIYPDITYSFYIRRLPLFYTINLIIPCLLISFLTVLVFYLPSDCGEKVTLCISVLLSLTVFLLVITETIPSTSLVIPLIGEYLLFTMIFVTLSIVITVFVLNVHYRTPMTHTMPEWVRSVFLGVLPRVMLMRRPIDQGCSSPASVTAGTGGGGGRGGSTGGKKKRKNSIGSSSGSIIVGGITGGVACPPLDGGTGGGGTSSAGGSMNCVEHRDMNRDISRRCPYRGKEVPTPVPPPMPPPPPPPQPPQTQGPQESELPKLPRPLNVSSPVNAVVAFSVVSPEIKQAIESVKYIAENMRTRNKAKEVEDDWKYVAMVIDRIFLWVFVTVCVLGTLGLFLQPLISFFN is encoded by the exons GCTGCATTTCATCTAAAGGAGAGGACAGATTGTTTCGGAGGTTGTTCCGAAGGTACAACCAGTTCATCCGGCCGGTGGAGAATGTATCTGATCCAGTCACAGTGGAGTTTGAGGTGTCCATTTCTCAGCTGGTCAAAGTG GATGAGGTGAATCAGATAATGGAAACCAATCTGTGGCTGAGACAT GTGTGGAATGACTACAAACTGAAATGGGCCCCTGTTGAATACGATGGAATTGAGTTCATACGAGTTCCTTCCAATAAAATTTGGAGGCCTGATATTGTTTTGTACAACAA TGCTGTGGGTGATTTCCTCGTGGAAGACAAAACCAAGGCTCTGCTGAAGTTTGATGGCACCATCACTTGGATTCCTCCAGCTATTTTTAAATCCTCGTGCCCCATGGACATCACCTACTTTCCCTTTGACTACCAGAACTGCTCAATGAAGTTCGGCTCCTGGACCTACGACAAGGCCAAGATCGACCTGGTGCTCATTGGCTCAAAG GTGAATCTGAAAGATTTCTGGGAAAGCGGAGAGTGGGAGATCATCGACGCACCAGGATACAAGCATGACATCAAGTATAACTGCTGTGAGGAGATCTACCCAGACATCACCTACTCCTTCTACATCCGCCGCCTGCCGCTCTTCTACACCATCAACCTCATCATCCCCTGcctcctcatctccttcctCACAGTGCTGGTCTTCTACCTCCCGTCTGACTGTGGCGAGAAGGTCACCCTCTGCATCTccgtcctcctctccctcactgtgttcctgctggtcatcaccgAGACCATCCCTTCGACATCACTCGTCATCCCACTGATCGGCGAGTACCTCCTCTTCACCATGATTTTCGTCACACTCAGCATCGTCATCACCGTCTTTGTGCTGAACGTCCACTACCGCACCCCCATGACTCACACGATGCCAGAGTGGGTGAGGTCTGTGTTCCTTGGGGTGTTGCCCAGGGTGATGCTGATGAGGCGGCCTATCGACCAGGGCTGCTCCTCCCCTGCTAGTGTTACAGcagggacaggaggaggaggaggacgaggagggagcactggaggaaaaaagaaaagaaagaacagcATAGGAAGTAGCTCAGGAAGTATAATTGTTGGAGGTATAACTGGGGGTGTCGCCTGTCCACCTCTGGATGGTGGCACGGGTGGAGGAGGGACCTCCTCAGCAGGTGGCTCCATGAACTGCGTGGAGCACCGCGACATGAACCGGGATATCAGCAGGAGATGCCCATACAGAGGCAAGGAGGTACCGACACCTGTCCCTCCCCCAatgccccctcctcctcctcctccccagccACCCCAAACCCAAGGGCCCCAGGAGTCAGAGCTGCCCAAGCTGCCCAGGCCCCTGAATGTCTCATCGCCTGTCAATGCTGTGGTTGCCTTCTCCGTGGTGTCACCAGAGATCAAGCAGGCCATCGAGAGTGTGAAGTACATCGCAGAGAACATGAGAACTCGCAACAAAGCCAAAGAG GTGGAGGACGACTGGAAGTATGTTGCCATGGTCATCGACAGGATCTTCCTATGGGTttttgtcacagtgtgtgtgctgggaaCTCTGGGACTCTTCCTCCAGCCGCTCATCAGCTTCTTCAATTGA